One window of the Rhodothermales bacterium genome contains the following:
- a CDS encoding peptidoglycan DD-metalloendopeptidase family protein, giving the protein MRVLAPLSFVLMGAALAYIGLKPPVPTPPAPKAETVVTSDQFGIEMDAYAVDIESIDRGDTFSDLMAPFQVSGETIANLVEAAKPVFDVRKLLPGRDLHVYTSPDSLREVALAVYEASATSYVVFDFGDSLHARVVEREVRTATRSVSGQITSSLYETLEDLNVDPFLAVRLSEVYAWQIDFGRLHQGDRFTVAYEEKYVEDKRVGLGRVLAAKFTHGTRDFEAFLFANNEAEEYFDGDGNSLRKAFLIAPVEYKRISSRFSGRRFHPVQKRYKAHLGTDYAANYGTPIRATGDGVITKAEYGRANGRYVKIRHNGTYSTQYLHMQKIASGMRPGVAVKQGQVIGYVGSSGLANGPHVCYRFWKNGQQVDHLREDLPSVDPLPEEAIAGFEIHRDRWRAHLAAQEPVMPRIAAASLGPGTD; this is encoded by the coding sequence ATGCGAGTTCTTGCGCCGCTTTCTTTCGTCCTGATGGGAGCTGCTCTGGCCTACATCGGCCTGAAGCCCCCGGTGCCCACGCCTCCCGCTCCGAAGGCGGAGACGGTGGTCACTTCTGACCAGTTCGGCATCGAAATGGACGCATACGCAGTGGACATCGAGAGCATCGACCGGGGAGACACGTTTTCGGACCTGATGGCGCCCTTCCAGGTCTCCGGAGAGACCATCGCCAATCTGGTGGAAGCGGCCAAGCCCGTATTCGACGTGCGCAAGCTGCTGCCGGGCAGGGATCTGCATGTCTACACCAGCCCGGACTCACTCCGGGAAGTGGCCCTCGCCGTCTATGAAGCCAGCGCCACATCGTATGTGGTCTTCGACTTCGGAGACAGTCTGCATGCCCGCGTGGTGGAGCGCGAGGTCCGCACGGCCACGCGGTCCGTGTCGGGTCAGATTACGAGTTCGCTGTACGAGACCCTGGAGGACTTGAATGTAGACCCCTTCCTTGCCGTGAGGCTCTCGGAGGTGTACGCCTGGCAGATCGACTTTGGCCGGCTGCACCAGGGAGACCGGTTCACCGTGGCATACGAGGAGAAATATGTCGAGGACAAGCGGGTAGGCCTTGGACGGGTACTCGCCGCCAAGTTCACCCACGGCACCCGCGACTTTGAGGCCTTCCTCTTTGCCAACAACGAAGCCGAGGAGTACTTCGACGGCGACGGCAACAGTTTGCGAAAAGCCTTCCTGATTGCGCCGGTCGAATACAAGCGTATCAGCTCCCGCTTCTCGGGGCGGCGTTTCCACCCGGTGCAGAAGCGGTACAAGGCTCACCTCGGCACCGATTATGCGGCCAACTACGGCACGCCGATCCGTGCTACGGGCGATGGCGTCATTACCAAGGCGGAGTACGGCCGGGCCAACGGCCGGTATGTCAAGATCCGCCACAACGGCACGTACTCCACCCAGTACCTGCATATGCAGAAAATCGCCTCGGGCATGCGTCCGGGCGTGGCCGTGAAGCAGGGGCAGGTGATCGGATATGTCGGCTCAAGTGGACTTGCCAACGGCCCGCATGTCTGCTACCGGTTCTGGAAGAACGGCCAGCAGGTAGACCATCTCAGAGAGGATCTGCCGTCGGTGGATCCGCTGCCTGAGGAGGCGATCGCCGGTTTTGAGATCCATCGGGACCGCTGGCGCGCCCACCTGGCCGCACAGGAGCCCGTGATGCCGCGGATTGCTGCTGCAAGTCTCGGCCCCGGGACCGACTAG
- a CDS encoding VCBS repeat-containing protein, protein MRFGLMRLPTIILAVLLVIPASGQSLQFEDATETFGMRIQGRGHGVAVRDFDRDGWPDLYVASSNGKSALFRNNQGVFEDVTAAAGVEAEGGYAAPLWADLDNDGWADLIVVGPNAANRLFMSNGDGSFRDVSADSGLDLQARAASVAAGDFDADGLTDLFLAVDDAADLLYRNLGDGRFEDVSRRGGIAGPETSVAMQAVWFDYDHNGSQDLIVVHDGFTDSRLHRNLGYLPLVDQGRSTGFYDVGSGNSMGIAVADVDGNGWEDIYVTRIGEAGLYLNQEGNGFVLIEDALGAWRNGMAWGTVFADFDNDRDQDLFVVNTTGFDGTRTLLYENRNLWFYDQSQSASASLSTETQGLAAADIDLDGMVDLIIPDHDGRIRVLRGTSPSPGNWLKIQLEGTSGSRDAIGARVEALVDGQWISRFVSGGDSFCSQSENVLHFGLGSATRADQLRVYWVGDAQGEQFGALAAGNHLITEGSGAPAGTGVAPELPVSQDLIEAFPNPLTADTKLKVTLSKPGWARISIWDVQGRRVAQVSERVLPAGASEIAWPESRWGTGIYFVRLETESGVVTTAALSLR, encoded by the coding sequence GTGCGTTTTGGCCTGATGCGGCTTCCCACCATCATTCTGGCCGTACTCCTGGTGATCCCCGCCTCCGGGCAGTCCCTGCAGTTCGAGGATGCCACCGAGACCTTCGGCATGCGCATCCAGGGACGAGGGCACGGCGTGGCCGTGCGGGATTTTGACCGGGACGGATGGCCGGACCTGTACGTCGCGTCGTCCAACGGCAAGAGTGCCCTCTTCCGCAACAATCAAGGCGTCTTCGAGGATGTGACCGCAGCGGCAGGTGTGGAAGCAGAGGGCGGATATGCCGCCCCGCTGTGGGCAGACCTGGACAACGACGGCTGGGCAGACCTGATTGTCGTGGGCCCAAACGCCGCCAACCGCCTGTTCATGAGCAACGGAGACGGCAGTTTCCGCGACGTCTCGGCAGACTCCGGCCTGGATCTCCAAGCCCGTGCGGCTTCCGTGGCGGCCGGAGATTTTGACGCCGACGGACTGACCGACCTTTTCCTGGCAGTCGACGACGCGGCGGATCTATTGTATCGCAATCTGGGCGATGGGCGCTTTGAAGATGTCTCCCGCCGCGGCGGCATCGCAGGTCCGGAAACGTCAGTAGCCATGCAGGCCGTTTGGTTCGACTACGATCACAACGGCAGCCAGGACCTGATTGTGGTGCACGACGGGTTCACCGACAGCCGTCTGCACCGCAACCTGGGTTACCTGCCGCTTGTGGATCAGGGTCGGTCCACCGGGTTTTACGATGTGGGCTCCGGCAACAGCATGGGCATCGCCGTTGCGGACGTGGACGGTAACGGGTGGGAAGACATCTATGTGACGCGCATTGGAGAGGCTGGCCTGTACCTCAACCAGGAAGGAAACGGGTTCGTACTGATTGAAGATGCGCTGGGAGCCTGGCGCAACGGCATGGCCTGGGGCACGGTGTTCGCCGACTTCGACAATGACCGCGATCAGGACCTGTTCGTGGTCAACACCACCGGATTCGACGGCACCCGCACGCTGCTCTATGAGAACCGGAATCTCTGGTTCTACGATCAGTCGCAGTCCGCCTCTGCCTCCCTGTCGACAGAGACGCAGGGGCTCGCCGCAGCGGACATCGACCTCGACGGAATGGTGGATCTCATCATCCCCGACCACGACGGCCGCATTCGCGTGCTGCGCGGCACCAGCCCATCGCCCGGAAACTGGTTGAAGATCCAGCTGGAAGGCACCTCCGGGAGCAGGGACGCGATCGGTGCGCGGGTGGAAGCGCTGGTGGACGGACAGTGGATCTCACGCTTCGTTTCCGGAGGGGACAGCTTTTGCTCTCAGAGCGAAAACGTGCTGCATTTTGGCCTGGGTTCGGCAACCCGGGCGGATCAGTTGAGGGTGTATTGGGTGGGCGATGCGCAGGGCGAGCAGTTCGGAGCCCTAGCGGCGGGCAATCACCTCATCACCGAAGGCAGCGGTGCGCCGGCCGGGACCGGCGTTGCGCCGGAACTGCCCGTCTCGCAGGACCTGATCGAGGCTTTTCCGAATCCGTTGACGGCCGATACCAAGCTCAAGGTCACCCTTTCAAAGCCCGGCTGGGCCCGGATCAGCATCTGGGACGTGCAGGGACGACGGGTGGCTCAGGTGTCCGAACGGGTGCTGCCGGCTGGAGCGAGCGAAATCGCCTGGCCGGAAAGTCGTTGGGGCACTGGCATTTACTTCGTCAGACTGGAAACAGAATCTGGAGTTGTGACTACTGCGGCTCTGTCACTGCGCTAG
- a CDS encoding type III polyketide synthase, translated as MAFIHSIATRVPRHAYPQEEVGQVLRAALEPGGRGDRLSQKIYRSSGIETRHSVISGYKPGTGDGLFFDTDTGRFMSPTTGQRNDLYVAEAKPLFVETARVALEASGFAPEEITHVVTASCTGFFAPGPDYYILRDLGLPPSTQRYHVGFMGCFAAFPSLRMAASFCANDPNAVVLVVCLELCTLHLEPSEVVDNIIASAVFADGAAGVVVSSQPPAGVALDGALAGPHRCESGLELTASSTRLAPNSEDDMAWNIGDHGFDMVLSTYVPRVLGTEIGGVVDDILGDAGRGREDVVHWWVHPGGRAIIDHVQEALALEDISLEPSRDVLARYGNMSSATILFVIQEALRRGDMRTGELAYAMAFGPGLTVESALFRGV; from the coding sequence ATGGCCTTTATCCACAGCATCGCCACCCGCGTTCCGCGCCACGCCTATCCGCAGGAGGAAGTCGGTCAGGTGCTGCGCGCCGCGCTGGAGCCCGGGGGGCGCGGAGACCGGCTCTCGCAGAAGATCTACCGATCCTCGGGCATCGAAACCCGCCATTCCGTCATCAGCGGATACAAACCGGGTACGGGCGATGGGCTCTTTTTCGATACGGATACGGGTCGATTCATGTCCCCGACCACCGGACAGCGCAACGACCTGTATGTGGCGGAGGCCAAGCCATTGTTTGTGGAGACGGCCAGGGTAGCCTTGGAAGCATCTGGGTTCGCGCCGGAAGAGATCACACACGTGGTGACCGCGTCCTGCACGGGATTTTTTGCTCCTGGTCCGGACTACTACATCCTGCGGGACCTGGGCTTGCCGCCGTCCACGCAGCGCTACCACGTAGGGTTCATGGGATGCTTTGCGGCATTTCCCAGCTTGCGCATGGCCGCATCGTTTTGCGCGAACGACCCAAACGCCGTGGTGCTGGTGGTCTGCCTGGAACTGTGCACGCTGCATCTGGAGCCTTCCGAGGTGGTGGACAACATCATCGCATCGGCCGTCTTTGCCGACGGCGCCGCGGGCGTGGTTGTTTCTTCCCAACCGCCGGCCGGGGTGGCGCTGGACGGTGCACTCGCGGGACCGCATCGGTGCGAGTCAGGCCTCGAACTCACCGCCTCCTCTACCCGGCTCGCGCCGAACTCCGAGGACGACATGGCCTGGAACATCGGCGACCACGGGTTCGACATGGTGCTCTCCACCTATGTGCCCAGGGTGCTTGGCACCGAAATCGGAGGCGTCGTGGACGACATCTTGGGCGATGCGGGGCGCGGCCGCGAGGACGTCGTTCACTGGTGGGTGCACCCGGGTGGCCGGGCGATTATCGACCATGTCCAGGAGGCGTTGGCGCTGGAAGACATCTCGCTGGAGCCGTCGCGTGATGTGCTGGCGCGGTACGGCAACATGAGCAGCGCGACGATTCTGTTTGTGATACAGGAGGCGCTCCGGCGCGGGGACATGAGGACCGGTGAGCTTGCTTACGCAATGGCCTTCGGCCCCGGCCTGACCGTGGAGAGTGCCCTCTTCCGGGGCGTGTAG